Within Sulfurimonas sp. hsl 1-7, the genomic segment GCTTTGAGTCCCTCTTCACCATTCATCGCTTTTATGATGTTTACGTCAAAATATTCTAAAATTAATGCCTCAACAGATAAAAGGTTTCTCTCTATATCATCTAATAATAAAATTGTAAATTTATTGATATTCATATTGATCGTTGATGCTCCTCATTGTTGTTAGGATAGTTCTTTCGTAATTGTATTGAATATCATAATATATAAATATTTATTATTTATTGAAATTTTTTTTAGAGTCATAATAATATGATTATATAAAAGAAATATGATATGATAGTATCAAAAATATCTGATATTTAAAGTAAATTATGAAGTTTCAATTGGAAATACTGCTTCAATACTCAAATGGACTTAATATAATTATTCAAGGAGAAGTGTATGGAAACAATGATGAAAACAATATTGACATTTTCAAAAAATCTTCGTTTGCTATATATAGAAGACAATGAACAATCACGTACTTTTACATTGGAACTACTTACACGTTTTTTTGATGATATTATAGTTGCTAAAGATGGTTTTGAAGGATTACAAAAGGTTCAGGAAAATTTTATCGATCTTATTTTGACAGATATTAATATGCCTAATTTAGATGGTATAAAGATGACTTTGCAAATAAAGTCAATGAATAAAAATATTAAGGTTTTTGCTCTTACTGCACATAATGAAGATGATATAAAAGAAAGTTCCTATAATGCCGGTATAGATGTTTACTTGGAAAAACCGCTCCGTCTTAATCAGTTTATAGAAGCTATATATACATTTGTAACAGAGAACAATAATTTATCTGATGTTGAAAATGGGAAGTAAAGGAAAAGAGCAAGAAAAGATATATTAAAGATTTATAAACAACTCTTTATAGTTTTTAAATCATTTAGTGTGATCTTTTTAGATTCGGGATTTCTCAGGAGATATTGAGGGTGATAGATAGGGATGAGTTTATATCCTTTAAAGTCTATTACATGCCCTCTGACACTCTCAAAGTTATTTGTATCACCTGTGAGGTGGATATATGCATCTTCCCCTAGCGTGACTATAATTTTCGGTGCAACAAATTCAAGCTGAGAAAAAAGGTAATGTTTGCAAGAACTCCATTCAGATTCCGATGGTTTATTACTTTGAAGCGGTTTACATTTGATCGCATGTGTCATATAGATAGAATCGGTACTCAGCTCCAGTACATTTTCAATCATCTTTTTTAAAGTCTCTCCGCTTCTGCCTGCAAAGTAGTTGTTCGCCGTATCCTGAGCTTGGGAAACGACATAGTCGAGTATAAACAGCGAAGCGTTTTGATTGCCGAAACCACTCATACTTTGCGTTCTTGATTTGCTGAGATCGCAAAGATAACAGGAACGAATGTTTGAAACGAGTTCCTCTAAAGTTCTTGCTTTCTCGTAGTTTTTTTTCTCATTTACTTCAAAATGGTCAATATATTCAAACCCAATATGTTTTAATCTGTATAGATTTTGTAATAAAACAAGATTTTGGAAAGATTTCAATGTTACCACCATACACGTAAAAAGATTTTATAGAGTATATAGAAACTGCTATTAAAATATACTTTGATATTTTTAGAAATATGTTATGATTACAAATCGATAGGGACATTTATGGCAAAAACAAATGAAAAATTAAAATTAAATCGTTTTAAGATCAAATCCTCGACGGAAGTAATGGATGTGATCGATGAAGTAAAAAGGTGTTGCAACACGGTACCGTTGTTTCATATCACCTCATATATACATAATACTGTTTTAGTACAAAACTTAATTCGGGAACTTGATAAAAACTTTCCAGATGCCAAAGTTGTTCTTTTAAAGCATGATGATAGAAATACAACAAACTTGAGTGTGTATGATTATGATGTAAAAGATAGCGAGCATAGTAGTGATGAGATTTTAGATGAACTATATACCATGTACGATAAGACACACAACAATATTGACGAGTATAGAAACCAACTCTTTTTAAGATATTTTACAGATCATTTAACTAATCTTCCAAACTTATATCAACTACGAAAAGATCTTCAAAATGATGATGATAATAACACTTTAGTACTTATAAAAATCGATAATTTTCAAACGATCAATAATTTTTACGGTTTTGTAGTCGGTGATTATGTGATCGAGTATGTAAGTACATTTTTAAAAGAGATTTTTGAAGAAACTTCGATATATAGACTTTCAGGAACAGAATTTTCGGTAATTTTAGACGATACGTACGATTTTTACAGATTAAAAACCTACTTGAACGACCTCTATAAATCTTTACAAAATCTGATAATTACATATCAAGATATTCATATCTTTGTTAACTTTACTTTGTCATCTTCAGTCTCACAAGATAACACGAACCTTTTTTCAAAAGTATCTATGGCATTAAAATATGCAGAAGACCATTCACTGCCGTTTTGGATCTATGAAGACTCTATGAACTTTGAAAATGAATATGAAAAAAATCTACAACTTTCACAAGTTGTACGAGAAGCAATCTATAACAATAGAGTCGTGCCATATTATCAAGCTATTTATGACAACAATCAAGGGGTTGTAAATAAGTATGAGTGTTTAGCTCGTTTAGTAGATAAAGATAATAATGTTATCTCTCCTCAGGTCTTTATACCGGTTGCCAAGAGTTTGAAGATCTATAACAGAGTAACAGAAATAATAATCGAGAAAGCTTTTAAAGAGTTTGAAAACAATGATCATGAGGTGAGTATAAATCTCTCAATAGAAGATATTATGAACAATGAAGTTTTTGAATATATTGTTGAAAAAATTAAAAATTTCCCTGAACCGTCTCGAATCACTTTTGAACTTTTAGAATCAGAAGCTATTTTGGATTTTAGAAAAGTTGGCAGATTTATAGAGGAGATTAAAAGAAGAGGGGCTAAAATCGCCATTGATGATTTTGGAAGCGGGTACTCTAACTTCTCACACATTATTAATCTCAAAGTCGATTACATCAAAATCGACGGCTCTTTAATTGAAAAAATAAGTACAGATAAAACTTCTCTCATTGCAGTTGAAACTATCGTAGCACTTGCTAAAAAGCTTGGTGTACAAACAGTAGCCGAGTATGTAGTTTCCAGTACTATTTTTACACAGGTAAAAAATCTCGGTATTGATTATTCTCAAGGTTTTTATATTGATCGACCGTCTCTTACTTACGCGGAGGCTTCACCGGTATAGATAACACTGGATTTTAACTTTTTTAGTTATTTTATGATACAATGGGTGCAGCTCTACATATAAGAAGATGCACATGTTGAGATTTAAGTCCTTAAAAAATAATTTAATCGTCAGTATGATCTTATTGTTTATCCTTATGGGGATAACTATCGGTGCAAAAATATTGTCTGATGCAAAAAACACTTTGATACAACAAAGGTATCAAGAGCTGGAGATTGCAACGCAGATAAAAAAAAGTTCTATAGAACGTTATATAAAATTTAAAGCAATTGAGTTAGAACTTCTTACCAAAAACACTCAACTTACAGATTTTACTTCATCTCTTTTAAATACCCCTTCAAAACAAACAAACAATCTATATGAAGAAAATGATAGCTATTTCAAAAATTATACACGTTTGCATGAACTCTACGATCTTTTTATAATCGATGCCAAAGATGGACAAATTGTATATACTGCTCTTAAAGAATCGGATTTGGGTAAAAATGTACTTTCTTCTTCCGCTTTAAAGACTACAAAGCTTGCAACGGCATACATACAGGCATTAGAGACAAAAAAAGTTTATATGAGTGATATGGGGATATATACTATTAGCGGCAATAGACCTTTTCTTTTTTGTGCAATGCCTGTAATTGATAAAGATGGAAAAAACTTAGCAGTAGTCGTTATGCAAATATCGTATGAAAATATTTCACGTTTTGTGAATATTGTCGGAGATGAACTGATCAGTAAAGAAGCATATCTGGTAGGTGAAGATTATGTAGTAAAAAGTTCCACACTTCATAATGGAGCCCAGTCCTCTCTTTTTAATACTTTTGGTAAAGCAAAAAATTTTAAAATTCATTCTGAGATTGTTGAACAGGCAGTAAAAAGTGAAAGGCTGAAGTTAATACGGGGTCTAGATTATGATTATCAAGAGGTTATAGCTGTCAGTGTGCCTGTTAATGTACTGGGATTACATTATCACCTGATCACAAAAGTGGACCTTGATGAAGTTTTAACTCCATATCATAATGATGTCAAAAAAGTTGTTCTTCTAATTTTTCTTACTATTTTAGGTGCAACCTTTTTAATGACTATGATCGTAAATGAGATCATGAAAAATGTTTCATATATTAATGAAAATGCCAAAAATATTTCACAAGGGAATTTTACAACTAAGAGCCCTCCAAAGCTTTATATGGAACTAGAACCGATAAATGAAATGCTTCTTCATCAGAGAGATGTACTGCAATCTCTTACAAATTCTGTAACAGAGATAAAAAATGCTATTGAAGAGTTGGAGTATGAAAAACGGATAGATTCCAGAGGATTTGAAGGTGCATATGCCGAGACGGTGGAGACAATAAATGTACTTTTAGAAAAACTATACGACGCTATATGGTTTCAAAGCGGTGTTGCAAATATGATGAATGAAACAGCCTTGGTTGAAGATGTAGAGAGCATCTCAAAAACCGCTTTAGAGTTTTTATCCTCTTATCTCAATATCCCGATGGCGGCACTCTACATTTATGACGACGTAAATGAAATTCTTACACTTAGAGCTTCTTATGCTTATCAAAAATCATCATATTTTAAAGAGTTTTTTGAGTTAGGTGAGGGGAGTGTCGGCGAGAGTGCTTTAGAGAAAAAACGTTTAACGTTACATATAGACGATATAAAAAGTTTAAAAATAAATACTGCAATACTCTCTGTAACTCCAAGAACTATTCTTTGTGAACCGATTATCTATAAATATCAACTGATTGGAGTGATAGAGTTTGCTTTACTTGAAGATCTATCGCACCGTGAGTTGCATTTTTTATCTGAAGCTATACACTCTTTTGCTTCGCTCTTGTATCCGGCTATACAATCCGATCTCACAAAAGAGCTGCTTGCTCAGACACAAGACCAAAAAGCGGAATTGCAAAACCAAAGCGAAGAGTTAAAACAGTCCAATGTAATGTTGGAGGAACAACAACAAAATCTTGAGGTTTTAGCACAGGATTTACAAATTAAAAATGGTGAATTGCAACAAACACAAGATCAACTCTTATTTAAAAATACTGAACTAGAGCGTGCAAATCGTTATAAGAGTGAATTTTTCGCAAATATGAGTCATGAGTTACGTACTCCGCTTAATGCAATTATATTGTTGTCAAAACTCCTTAGCGATGATCTTAAAGCTACTGAGGATGAAGAGGTTGTTAAAAAAATAGGGATAATTCATAAGTCCGGAAATGATCTGCTTCGCTTAATCAATGATATTTTAGATTTTGCAAAGAGCGAAGCCGGAAAACTGGAACTTCACAATAGTGTTTTTACAATTGATACTCTTGTATCTGAATTGCATCAAGAGTTTGATTATTTGGCACAAGAAAGATCGCTTGAATTTTCAGTCTCTAATGAGTATGAAGGCGAGTTTGAAGCTGATTATGACAAACTTCTTCAGGTGTTGCGTAATTTACTCTCCAATGCATTCAAATTTACAGAGAAGGGTTCGGTATCTGTAACTATACTTCAAGATGAAACTCGAAAGAATTTAGTATTTTTGGTCACAGATACGGGGATAGGTATCTCTAAAGAGCAGCAATATATTATTTTTGATCCGTTTCGTCAAGCGGATGGTTCAAGTAGTAGAAAGTATGGAGGTACAGGATTAGGTCTTTCAATCAGTAAAGAGTTTGTTGCTATGATGGGTGGTGAGATTATACTGGAGAGTTCATCAGAACAGGGGAGTCAGTTTAAAATCACAATTCCATTGCAACAAATCAAAACAACTTCAATCCCATTAACAAATAGCTCTGAAAACAGCTTTGAGAAAAACATAACCGAAACGACTATACTTGAAAAACCTGGTCAGAAAAATCCTAAAGCATCTGTCAATCTAGTGGGAAAAAATATTTTAATTGTTGATGACGATGTTAGAAATATTTTCGCACTCTCAGCCCTCTTTGAAAAAACAGGTGCCGGTGTTAAAAATGCTTTTAATGGTACAGAGGCTTTAGAGGTTCTCAAAAAAGAGAAAATAGACCTTGTATTGATCGATATTATGATGCCTGAAATGGATGGGTATGAAACGGTTAAACAGATTCGTAAAGAGTTGGGACTTGAAACTTTGCCGATTATAGTTATTAGTGCTAAGGCTATGAAAGAGGACAGGGAACGTGCCCTTGAAGTTGGAGCCAATGATTATCTGGCAAAACCGATAGAGTTTGAGAACTTAGAGCGTATGGTTGAAAGCTGGTTATACAAAAGATGAAAACGATGTTCCTTAATAGATGTGATGATGAGACACATAAAGTGGTTATCAAGGGTGAGATAGATGAAGAGACAATCTCACAATTGGATATATTTTTAGAAACAACGTGTATAGACCATAAAATAGAGTTGATATTTGAGAATGTTTATATTGTACCGCGAGAAATGGTGGAGTGGTTGAAAAAGTTATTTGCTACAAAAAAATATCCGATCATCAAAGTAGATGTAACACAAGAGAGACTTTATTCATATCTACACTCTTTAGGTATTAAGGTGAACATCTTCTGTGATAAGGAGGGGTATAGCGATATTAAAGTTATAGCTTTGGGTGGGAGTGCCGGAAGTACGTCTATGTTTCAAAAAATGCTTTCATGCATAGTATCTACCGATGTGAGTGTTTTTCTTGTGCAACATGCTAGTTATGAGGGAGAAAGTTTACTCCCTAGTGTCTTACAACGTTTTACCTCTTTAGAAGTTATATCTCCAAAACATTTGCAAAAAGTAGAAAAGGCAAAAGTGTATGTTGCTCCTCCAAACTATCATATGAAAGTTGAAAATGGACATATTGTGCTGGACCAAAGTGCAAGAGTCAATTACTCTAGACCCTCGGTGAGTGTACTTTACAAATCAATCGCACAAGAGTATGGCCC encodes:
- a CDS encoding response regulator, with protein sequence METMMKTILTFSKNLRLLYIEDNEQSRTFTLELLTRFFDDIIVAKDGFEGLQKVQENFIDLILTDINMPNLDGIKMTLQIKSMNKNIKVFALTAHNEDDIKESSYNAGIDVYLEKPLRLNQFIEAIYTFVTENNNLSDVENGK
- a CDS encoding uracil-DNA glycosylase; amino-acid sequence: MVVTLKSFQNLVLLQNLYRLKHIGFEYIDHFEVNEKKNYEKARTLEELVSNIRSCYLCDLSKSRTQSMSGFGNQNASLFILDYVVSQAQDTANNYFAGRSGETLKKMIENVLELSTDSIYMTHAIKCKPLQSNKPSESEWSSCKHYLFSQLEFVAPKIIVTLGEDAYIHLTGDTNNFESVRGHVIDFKGYKLIPIYHPQYLLRNPESKKITLNDLKTIKSCL
- a CDS encoding EAL domain-containing protein, which translates into the protein MAKTNEKLKLNRFKIKSSTEVMDVIDEVKRCCNTVPLFHITSYIHNTVLVQNLIRELDKNFPDAKVVLLKHDDRNTTNLSVYDYDVKDSEHSSDEILDELYTMYDKTHNNIDEYRNQLFLRYFTDHLTNLPNLYQLRKDLQNDDDNNTLVLIKIDNFQTINNFYGFVVGDYVIEYVSTFLKEIFEETSIYRLSGTEFSVILDDTYDFYRLKTYLNDLYKSLQNLIITYQDIHIFVNFTLSSSVSQDNTNLFSKVSMALKYAEDHSLPFWIYEDSMNFENEYEKNLQLSQVVREAIYNNRVVPYYQAIYDNNQGVVNKYECLARLVDKDNNVISPQVFIPVAKSLKIYNRVTEIIIEKAFKEFENNDHEVSINLSIEDIMNNEVFEYIVEKIKNFPEPSRITFELLESEAILDFRKVGRFIEEIKRRGAKIAIDDFGSGYSNFSHIINLKVDYIKIDGSLIEKISTDKTSLIAVETIVALAKKLGVQTVAEYVVSSTIFTQVKNLGIDYSQGFYIDRPSLTYAEASPV
- a CDS encoding response regulator, encoding MILLFILMGITIGAKILSDAKNTLIQQRYQELEIATQIKKSSIERYIKFKAIELELLTKNTQLTDFTSSLLNTPSKQTNNLYEENDSYFKNYTRLHELYDLFIIDAKDGQIVYTALKESDLGKNVLSSSALKTTKLATAYIQALETKKVYMSDMGIYTISGNRPFLFCAMPVIDKDGKNLAVVVMQISYENISRFVNIVGDELISKEAYLVGEDYVVKSSTLHNGAQSSLFNTFGKAKNFKIHSEIVEQAVKSERLKLIRGLDYDYQEVIAVSVPVNVLGLHYHLITKVDLDEVLTPYHNDVKKVVLLIFLTILGATFLMTMIVNEIMKNVSYINENAKNISQGNFTTKSPPKLYMELEPINEMLLHQRDVLQSLTNSVTEIKNAIEELEYEKRIDSRGFEGAYAETVETINVLLEKLYDAIWFQSGVANMMNETALVEDVESISKTALEFLSSYLNIPMAALYIYDDVNEILTLRASYAYQKSSYFKEFFELGEGSVGESALEKKRLTLHIDDIKSLKINTAILSVTPRTILCEPIIYKYQLIGVIEFALLEDLSHRELHFLSEAIHSFASLLYPAIQSDLTKELLAQTQDQKAELQNQSEELKQSNVMLEEQQQNLEVLAQDLQIKNGELQQTQDQLLFKNTELERANRYKSEFFANMSHELRTPLNAIILLSKLLSDDLKATEDEEVVKKIGIIHKSGNDLLRLINDILDFAKSEAGKLELHNSVFTIDTLVSELHQEFDYLAQERSLEFSVSNEYEGEFEADYDKLLQVLRNLLSNAFKFTEKGSVSVTILQDETRKNLVFLVTDTGIGISKEQQYIIFDPFRQADGSSSRKYGGTGLGLSISKEFVAMMGGEIILESSSEQGSQFKITIPLQQIKTTSIPLTNSSENSFEKNITETTILEKPGQKNPKASVNLVGKNILIVDDDVRNIFALSALFEKTGAGVKNAFNGTEALEVLKKEKIDLVLIDIMMPEMDGYETVKQIRKELGLETLPIIVISAKAMKEDRERALEVGANDYLAKPIEFENLERMVESWLYKR